CTATAATTTCTAATTCAGCCATAAAAATAAACGCCTAATTTAGACGTTCTCTCGGCGGTAGAAGGTGAGAAAAGCATTCCCATAACTACGATTGTCCACCACAACAACTCCGTTTTTGGTTGGTTCCTCACCCCTACCCGGGTGTGATAATATCATAGTCCCGCCAGGTTTTAATAGACCAAAAAGCTCCGAGACTGTGGAAAACTGAGGATCGTGGTAGGGCGGATCGGCAAATATTATATCAAATCCATCACCGTTATATCCCTTAGTCCAATTAAGAACGGTGGTTGCGATAGTTTTTGTTGTGTTTTCTACTC
The sequence above is a segment of the Candidatus Saccharimonadales bacterium genome. Coding sequences within it:
- the rsmD gene encoding 16S rRNA (guanine(966)-N(2))-methyltransferase RsmD; this translates as MNVRIISGLYGGRKLDAPDNNRTHPMSERVRNALFNSLGDQITDAEVLDAFAGTGALGLEALSRGAKYATFIEKDRLAQKILNKNIATLGVENTTKTIATTVLNWTKGYNGDGFDIIFADPPYHDPQFSTVSELFGLLKPGGTMILSHPGRGEEPTKNGVVVVDNRSYGNAFLTFYRRENV